The window AGAATCTCTTCCGTCAATACATCTCCGATCTCCTTCATAATCAAACGGCGCAAGGGACGGGCACCGAAAGCCGGATCATATCCTTCCTCTGCCAAACCGTGCCTCGCAGCAACAGTCAAAGAAATCTCGACATTTTTATCGGCAAGCTGCCCCTGAAGTTCAGCTACCATTTTATCGACAATCCGCTCAACCGCATCCATTTTCAAGGCATGGAAGGTGATCGCACTGTCGAGCCTGTTTCTGAATTCTGGAGTAAAGAGGCTCTTTAGGGCCTTCTGCTCTTTCCCTTTTGAATCGCCGGTGAAACCGATGGTCCGCTCGGTCATCTCCCGGGCACCTGCATTAGTGGTCATAATAAGGATGACATTACGAAAATCGGCCCGTCGACCACTGTTATCTGTCAAGGTTGAGTGATCCATCACCTGGAGGAGGATTGAAAAGACATCAGGGTGGGCCTTTTCGATTTCATCCAATAATAGCACGGTATGTGGATGCTTACGGATAGCGTCAGTCAACAGACCACCCTGCTCAAAGCCGACATAGCCCGGAGGCGCACCGATCAGGCGGGCAACAGCATGTTTCTCCATGTACTCGCTCATGTCAAAGCGTTCAAAATGAATAGACATTGCCTGCGCCAACTGCCTTGCCACCTCGGTTTTGCCTACGCCGGTCGGGCCAGCAAAGAGGAAGCAACCTGTGGGTGAAAACGGATTTCCCAAACCGGCCTTGGAGCGCTTCACCGCCCGCACCACTTCGAGCACAGCCTCATCCTGACCGAAGATGACTGTTTTGAGCTCTTTTCCCAGATGGCGCAACTCTTCGGTTTCATCGTTATTTACAGAAACCACTGGAACCCTTGCCATCTTAGAAACTATGCGTTCCACGTCCTCAACCGTCACTGTTTCTCCGGTCTTTCCAGCCAGTCGTAGGGAGGCACCCACCTCATCCATAACATCAATGGCCTTATCCGGGAGAAAACGATCATTGATATATCGTTCTGCCAGTTCTGCTGTTGTCGCAATAGCCTCGGGTGAATAGGACAGATGATGGTGCTCCTCGTAACGAGACTGGAGTCCTTTCAGGATCTCGCAGGTGTCCTCAACAGAGGGTTCCTCAATATCGATCTTCTGGAATCGGCGGGACAACGCTCTGTCTTTTTCAATATAATTTTTATGCTCTTCATAGGTTGTCGAGCCGATACAGCGAATAGTTCCGGCCTGTAACGCCGGTTTGAGCAGGTTCGAGGCATCCATAGACCCTCCGCTGGTGGCACCGGCCCCGACAATGGTATGCATCTCGTCGATAAAGAGAATGGCATTGTCTTTCTGCTCCACAGCCGCCACCACTGCCTTTAGCCTTTTTTCAAAATCCCCCCGATACTTGGTACCAGCAACAAGAGCACCCATATCCAACATATAGATCGTTGTGTCACGCAACAGATCTGGTACCAATTTCTCTGGGTCCGGCTCTTCCTCTTTCCGAGCAATGCCGTCCTCATAGATACGAAGAGCTAGCCCTTCGGCAATGGCGGTTTTCCCTACCCCAGGTTCACCGACCAGCAGAGGGTTGTTTTTTCGACGACGACAGAGAACCTGCATCATCCGTTCAAGTTCACGGGCACGACCGATCAAAGGGTCAATGTTATCCTGTTCCGCCAATTCCGCGAAATTAACCGTAAACTGTTCCAGAACGTCTTCCTTACCCTTTTGCTGTTTCTTATCCGAAGCAGGAGTCCCTGGTTTAGGTGCTGGTTCTTTTTGGATATTTTCCGGGATATTGTGAGAGATATATTCCACCACCTCCATCCTGCCGACCCCTTCACTCCCGAGAAAATACACCGCGTGAGAATCCGGTTCCGCAAAGATGGACACCAGCACATCACCAGTGTCCACCTCTTTTTTGCCGCAGCTCTGCACATGATTAACCGCCCGCTGCAACACCCGGTTAAAGGCGACCGTCTGCGAAGGTTCGTCCTTACCCACGCTCAATAACGGCACACCACCGGCAAGAAATTCCCTCAATCGCTCCCTGATTGAATTATTATCACCGCCGCATTTATTGATAATATGGGCAGCAAGATCATCATGCAAAAGCCCCCAGAGCATGTGCTCAACAGTCACATACTCGTGTTTTTTTGCTTTGGCCTCTTTAATGGCCTTTATCAGGGCCAATTCTAATTCTCGACTCAACATAGCAGTATTATGGCTAAAAGGTGGCGTGTGAATGCCGAAAGGTCAGTTATGCCTTTTCCAACGAACATTTCAACGGAAATTGATTTTTACGGGCTGTCTGATGCACTTCCGACACCTTAGTCTCTCCGATTTCACGGGAAAAAATACCGGCTACCCCCATCCCTTGATGGTGGATATTCAGCATGATCGTCGTCGCCTCCGAGGTGTCCTTATTGAAAATAGTTTCCAGCACCATAACTACAAATTCCATGGTTGTATAATCGTCATTATGGAGAAGCACCTTGTACAGGGGAGGTTCCTGCAAATCTTTTTTATCCTTGGTCAGTATTTCTTCCCTATGTCCTGAATCTGTTTTTCCCATCTTCTTGATTATATGCTGTTAAAATCTCAAATGTCAATCTTTCGCCGTTCATTCATCAGCATACTCATGCTTATCGGAACATTATAAAACGAACCGATCTGTCCGGCGTTACTCACAAAGATTCTCCTTTCTATATTGTAATGCTCAAGAATGATTTTGCAAGCTTACTTTCTCGACTGTGGTCATCATAGAAAGAATCAAATGTTGAATGACAATATCCGTATCTATTGATGATCCTTTTAAACGCATATCCGCCGTAAGGATATCGCTCAACCAAGTACGAAGAAGAACTGCGGAAAAACCGGCAGCCGTCTTAAAGCGCATGTACAAGGCAAAGGGATGCCCTGAAAGCTCAGCCTTCCAGCGTTCATTTTGTTTTAAAGTTGGTAGGCATTGGTCTTGGAAAACCTTTGCTGAAATACCGGGGCGAAAATTATATCGCTCTTGTTCCAGCAGAATACGAAAAAGCAGGAGAGTACGAGTGAAATTTCGTAACGTTGCCAGGATGGCTAAGGCATGAAGGCCGTTTTCCTGAAGGCGGGAGGCAATAAGCAGGGCCTGATCAATCTTTTTATCACTGATCGCCTGGGTCAGCTCAAAGACCGCTTCCTGTCGGGTCCGACCGACCATGCAATCAAGATCTTTTCCGGTGATCTGCTTGGCCTCTCCCACAGACAAGGCGAGCTTTTCTGTTTCCATCATTGCTGCAACCGGGTGAAAACCTACCCGTTCGAGCAATTGTTCCATGACACCTGGTGTCATGGTTTTGTTCATCTTTCGCAGCACGGTACTTACCTGTTTTTGGAGAACCGCCTGCTGCACCTTCTTAGCCTGTGCACTTGCCCCGGTATCCACATGGAGATCAATAACCGCATATTTTTCCTTAAAGGATTTATACAGTTTTTTGCGTTTATCCACCTCTTCAGCCAGTAGCATCAGGATGTTATTCTGCGGTATCCCACCATCAAGGGCAGCTAACACCATTTCTCCGGCATTCTCTTTGGAACTTCGGGGGGATTGAGCGGAACCAGCTCCTGTTCCCGATTCCTGGGAATACTTTGCAAACAATTCTCCAGTCCAGTCCAGTTTTCCGTCAGGCTTGGCAAAACCGAAACATTTTTTCCATTGGGCGGCACTCAGCTTGCCAGGGTCATTTTCCGATTCTCTGCTGTCCAAACCTCCGGACTCCATCATTGCCTGAAGGTATTTAAAGGCCTTGTCCGGTTTATTGGCCTTGTTAGCCTGTGCCACCCGACTCCAGATAGCCTTGGCCACATTCTTGGAATGAAACAATCTGCTGTTATTGATCCTGAATACCTGCTTGCCACCCAGCAGACTGAAACTGCGGAGCTTGGAAAGAGTACGATGGCTTTCCTCTGTATCACCGTCAATGTTGTGAACTACCCCGCCAGCAGCGCAAAGGAGCTTTGCTATTTGATCCGCCGCTTGTTGACAGAGATAGCGTTCTCCGATAAACAGATAAGCAGGAAAAAGGTTTCCTTTTTTGGTCTCCTGAAACAGAGAATCAAGTTTATTTCTTTCGTAAACAGGCATGGCGTAACAATAAATAATGTATGTTAATTTGTGTTAAAAGTCGATGAAAAGACAGGGGATTATACCCGGCAGAAAAAATGCCTCAAGAGAAGAGTTTCAGCCTCTTCCTCATGACAAGAACACAGGGTAGGATACATCTCAAAAAAATCGAGCTGTACATCTCACCGATTGGTTAATAAAATCCCATTACTTTTATTTTCGAGATTTTGATATAATTCTAGGCCAATACCTAATCTACGTAAAAGGTCCTTTTGTAAATCTGATAATGGAGTCAGGTGACGTATTACTTGCTCCCCGGAATGGATGATGCTGAGAGAAATGTTGGAGAAACTCTGCAAAACCCGTTCAACGGTCGGAAAAGCTGTGCGTTTCTTAGGCTGTCCCGGATACATTCCTTCCAGAACTGCTTGATCTTGCTTCAAGGAACGACGCACTACAAACTCAATCAAGGTCAGCACCCGAATTCCCAGGGCTAACAGATGAGTTAATCCAGCCACTTGATCGTCTCGCTGGACAAATAATGGAGCGATATTCAAACGACTTTTCAAACGCTCAAAGATCCGTTCAACCCGGTACTCTTTACGATAACATAACACAGCGTCCTGTAAACTGAGATCCTGTTGATCAACATCGGTAACAAACGCCTTCCACCCAAAGGTGTCTTTTTTCGCCGTCACCTGCTCTTCTTTCCGGCTGATATCTTTGATTTGATATCTAATTTTTCTAATGACCTGCTGAGGGCGTTTCTTTGATCCACGGCCTCTCCCAACATATTTGGTATGCTCTTCCACCTGCTTTTCGTATTCAACCGTCAACAACCCTTCTACCTTGTGGGCCTTCAGAATTTTGTCAATTTTTTCCTGTAAAACAGACTCTTCTGTGATTTGGCGTTTACCTCTGCCGCGTGGCGGCGTCAAGGCATTGAGTTTAAGTTGCGCTTTTTCAAGCCGTTGCTCCAGACCTCGTTCTTGTTTGGCAGCATGAGCTGGAGAATGAAGTATGAGAATTCGTTCATTCCACTGAAATTCCTTGCCTTCGTAAACACCACTCTGATTACGATCCAGCTCGTACCCCTCAGCGATCAGCACCTCTTCGCCTTTATCATTCTCCCGAAAAACCTGCTCCAGCTCTCCATCTGTTTTTCGGGCAAGGCCACC is drawn from Candidatus Electrothrix rattekaaiensis and contains these coding sequences:
- the clpA gene encoding ATP-dependent Clp protease ATP-binding subunit ClpA; the encoded protein is MLSRELELALIKAIKEAKAKKHEYVTVEHMLWGLLHDDLAAHIINKCGGDNNSIRERLREFLAGGVPLLSVGKDEPSQTVAFNRVLQRAVNHVQSCGKKEVDTGDVLVSIFAEPDSHAVYFLGSEGVGRMEVVEYISHNIPENIQKEPAPKPGTPASDKKQQKGKEDVLEQFTVNFAELAEQDNIDPLIGRARELERMMQVLCRRRKNNPLLVGEPGVGKTAIAEGLALRIYEDGIARKEEEPDPEKLVPDLLRDTTIYMLDMGALVAGTKYRGDFEKRLKAVVAAVEQKDNAILFIDEMHTIVGAGATSGGSMDASNLLKPALQAGTIRCIGSTTYEEHKNYIEKDRALSRRFQKIDIEEPSVEDTCEILKGLQSRYEEHHHLSYSPEAIATTAELAERYINDRFLPDKAIDVMDEVGASLRLAGKTGETVTVEDVERIVSKMARVPVVSVNNDETEELRHLGKELKTVIFGQDEAVLEVVRAVKRSKAGLGNPFSPTGCFLFAGPTGVGKTEVARQLAQAMSIHFERFDMSEYMEKHAVARLIGAPPGYVGFEQGGLLTDAIRKHPHTVLLLDEIEKAHPDVFSILLQVMDHSTLTDNSGRRADFRNVILIMTTNAGAREMTERTIGFTGDSKGKEQKALKSLFTPEFRNRLDSAITFHALKMDAVERIVDKMVAELQGQLADKNVEISLTVAARHGLAEEGYDPAFGARPLRRLIMKEIGDVLTEEILFGKLSKGGKVRIGRRKGNMTFSYPE
- a CDS encoding IS1634 family transposase, which translates into the protein MEELQVITERVDDIPLLIGTMTQIGLVEILDSHTPTHWKQRALSWGWTAVIWLSYILSEGDHRKSSVEQYISRMQDTLENLTGQKICEADFATHRLAVLLRHLSQEAYWAEIEKDLSKRSIEVHELPTKVVRCDATTVSGYHEGSETGLLQFGHSKDDASLRQIKVMTGALDPLGMPLATDVVSGEKADDPLYLPVIERVHNALQKTGVLYCGDCKMSSLETRTYIRSLYNHYLSPLPLTGKIAKEMETWIEGGLARKTDGELEQVFRENDKGEEVLIAEGYELDRNQSGVYEGKEFQWNERILILHSPAHAAKQERGLEQRLEKAQLKLNALTPPRGRGKRQITEESVLQEKIDKILKAHKVEGLLTVEYEKQVEEHTKYVGRGRGSKKRPQQVIRKIRYQIKDISRKEEQVTAKKDTFGWKAFVTDVDQQDLSLQDAVLCYRKEYRVERIFERLKSRLNIAPLFVQRDDQVAGLTHLLALGIRVLTLIEFVVRRSLKQDQAVLEGMYPGQPKKRTAFPTVERVLQSFSNISLSIIHSGEQVIRHLTPLSDLQKDLLRRLGIGLELYQNLENKSNGILLTNR
- the clpS gene encoding ATP-dependent Clp protease adapter ClpS, which produces MGKTDSGHREEILTKDKKDLQEPPLYKVLLHNDDYTTMEFVVMVLETIFNKDTSEATTIMLNIHHQGMGVAGIFSREIGETKVSEVHQTARKNQFPLKCSLEKA